Proteins encoded by one window of Brevibacterium atlanticum:
- a CDS encoding helix-turn-helix transcriptional regulator, which yields MLDESSWSFDRLVEDRDFQFVSRHYRTGTREGLRLVRYTVHREGSFGVHVEPDIHQLTWLDGALLGVFADQEFSVIPPTQAMWIPAGTVHDIAALGPGTMYCAYLRVGIDRADFAAPRRVDVDDLVRGLLKHLVEDNGVEAGLRARAVLLDALGNAEAAVPSLRYPTHPVARAVADRVASEPGRRESLSEWARARGVSGRTLRRIFLAETGLTFQQWTAVARLTAALELLDSGMALDEVARSVGFAGASSFVPAFKKHFGMTPGAYRGRRRGLSEASEPGADAAGLAPPR from the coding sequence ATGCTCGATGAATCCTCGTGGTCATTCGACCGCCTCGTCGAGGATCGTGATTTCCAATTCGTCTCCCGGCACTACCGCACCGGCACTCGAGAGGGGCTGCGGCTCGTCAGGTACACCGTTCACCGCGAGGGGAGCTTCGGGGTTCATGTCGAGCCGGACATTCATCAGCTCACCTGGCTCGACGGAGCGCTGCTGGGGGTCTTCGCCGATCAGGAGTTCTCCGTGATTCCTCCGACCCAGGCGATGTGGATCCCCGCGGGGACAGTGCATGACATCGCCGCACTGGGGCCGGGGACCATGTACTGCGCCTATCTGCGGGTGGGGATCGACCGGGCGGATTTCGCTGCTCCTCGCAGAGTCGACGTGGACGATCTTGTCCGGGGGCTGCTCAAGCACCTGGTCGAGGACAACGGAGTCGAGGCCGGACTGCGCGCCAGGGCGGTCCTGCTCGATGCTCTCGGAAACGCCGAGGCTGCCGTGCCGTCCCTGCGCTACCCCACCCATCCCGTGGCTCGCGCCGTGGCCGACCGTGTGGCCTCCGAGCCGGGGCGGCGAGAGTCTCTATCGGAGTGGGCGAGGGCGCGTGGGGTGTCTGGACGGACGCTCCGCCGGATCTTCCTGGCCGAGACCGGGCTGACCTTCCAGCAGTGGACGGCGGTTGCGCGACTGACCGCGGCACTCGAACTGTTGGATTCCGGAATGGCCCTAGACGAAGTGGCCCGATCGGTCGGATTCGCTGGCGCGTCGAGTTTCGTCCCGGCTTTCAAGAAGCACTTCGGGATGACGCCGGGGGCGTATCGAGGGCGGAGGCGCGGGCTGAGCGAGGCGTCGGAACCGGGAGCGGATGCCGCAGGGCTGGCCCCACCTCGGTGA
- a CDS encoding serine hydrolase domain-containing protein — protein sequence MTARIDPQLFDPTRWEGLLADIARRHEVPGIVAGVVHVDPVSDAEQRFVAATGISNLRTGVATDRTTLCQIGSITKLLTATMIMQLVDEGKLDLTTPVSEILPDLSFAELDPAELTVKKYVATLSEAKSLFSPGTGFSYCNSGLVIAGRIIEVLDGVTWDQALHSRICLRLGNEHMFTLAEDILSHRHQHGHVAIPGTDTWMPAPVSQITRSMGPAGLVTCSADDLLGFGAAVLRSGRTSTGVPILSEESLRLMSEPRHTLIDEATSTAPQWGLGWMLDEWEGQKLQWHGGTTIGNNAWFQVLPASGLTFVVFCNGGIASHAAAEIYGAFARTFAGIDAPPATRPRSDRPAVTIPESRLGDYADASTALTVERTDDGTYRAHISTSLGEGDEAPVQTMDLLPSESDTFVLGRPDARSAWMPLAFAEVDGREVAYVGIRCLPRAEAGPDSTDTDEKPADAPASKS from the coding sequence ATGACGGCCCGAATCGATCCACAGCTCTTCGACCCCACACGCTGGGAAGGTCTCCTCGCCGATATCGCCCGCCGGCACGAAGTGCCCGGCATCGTCGCCGGTGTCGTGCACGTCGATCCCGTCTCCGATGCAGAGCAGCGGTTCGTCGCAGCCACCGGGATCTCGAACCTCCGCACCGGGGTCGCCACCGATCGGACCACACTGTGCCAGATCGGTTCGATCACCAAACTCCTCACCGCGACGATGATCATGCAGCTCGTCGACGAAGGGAAGCTGGACCTGACCACCCCGGTCTCGGAGATCCTTCCCGACCTCAGCTTCGCCGAACTCGACCCCGCCGAGCTCACCGTCAAGAAGTATGTTGCCACTTTGTCAGAGGCGAAATCCCTGTTCAGCCCGGGCACCGGGTTCTCCTACTGCAACTCCGGCCTCGTCATCGCCGGCCGCATCATCGAGGTCCTCGACGGGGTGACCTGGGATCAGGCCCTGCATTCCCGCATCTGCCTACGCCTGGGCAACGAGCACATGTTCACCCTGGCCGAAGACATCCTGTCCCATCGACACCAGCACGGTCACGTCGCGATTCCCGGCACCGACACCTGGATGCCTGCACCGGTCTCCCAGATCACTCGCTCCATGGGACCTGCGGGACTGGTGACCTGCAGCGCGGACGATCTGCTCGGCTTCGGTGCCGCCGTCCTGCGCTCAGGACGAACCAGCACAGGCGTGCCGATCCTCAGCGAAGAATCCCTGCGTCTCATGTCCGAACCACGGCACACCCTCATTGATGAGGCGACATCCACCGCACCTCAATGGGGGCTGGGCTGGATGCTCGACGAGTGGGAGGGCCAGAAGCTGCAGTGGCACGGGGGCACCACCATCGGCAACAACGCATGGTTCCAGGTCCTGCCGGCGTCCGGTCTGACCTTCGTCGTCTTCTGCAACGGCGGCATCGCCTCGCATGCCGCCGCCGAGATCTACGGTGCCTTCGCTCGCACCTTCGCCGGAATCGACGCCCCTCCGGCGACCCGGCCCCGATCGGACCGTCCCGCGGTCACAATTCCCGAGAGCCGCCTCGGCGATTATGCCGATGCGAGCACTGCACTCACGGTGGAACGGACCGATGACGGCACCTATCGAGCGCACATCAGCACCTCCCTCGGTGAGGGCGACGAGGCGCCGGTGCAGACGATGGATCTGCTTCCGTCCGAGTCCGACACCTTCGTCCTCGGCCGCCCCGATGCCCGCAGCGCCTGGATGCCGCTGGCATTCGCCGAGGTGGACGGTCGGGAGGTCGCGTATGTGGGCATCCGCTGCCTGCCGCGTGCCGAGGCCGGACCGGACTCGACGGACACGGATGAGAAACCGGCTGACGCCCCCGCTTCGAAGAGCTGA
- a CDS encoding DNA cytosine methyltransferase, whose protein sequence is MGELFSGPGGLGVGARLASNQHGEIVHQWATDYDEDTCRTYATNIVGDEDAESVVHADIRKLDYEELAKLGDIDGLSFGFPCNDFSLVGERKGFDGEFGPLYTYGIKALERFQPDWFLAENVGGIRADGGSTLRKIFADMVDVGYRIYPHYYKFEEYGVPQSRHRMIVVGIRKDLDVEYKVPSPDVFAQSDVTAGTALSGIPAWAANQEPTRQSQRVIDRLNHIPAGGNAWVADMPEHLRINTRTKLSSIYRRLSSDKPSYTVTGSGGGGTHIYHWSEPRALTNRERARLQTFPDTFVFKGNKESVRKQIGMAVPPKGAKVIFEAILNSFAGVDYPHVEPSLKKYMPQV, encoded by the coding sequence ATGGGCGAACTGTTCTCAGGGCCGGGCGGGCTGGGTGTCGGCGCGCGTCTCGCTTCGAATCAGCACGGTGAAATCGTCCATCAATGGGCCACGGATTACGATGAAGACACCTGCCGAACCTATGCGACTAATATCGTCGGTGATGAAGACGCAGAATCGGTAGTGCACGCTGACATCCGCAAGCTGGACTATGAAGAGTTAGCGAAGTTAGGTGACATCGACGGCCTCTCGTTTGGTTTCCCATGCAATGATTTCAGCCTCGTCGGAGAGCGGAAAGGGTTTGACGGAGAATTCGGCCCTCTGTACACCTATGGAATCAAAGCTCTAGAACGTTTCCAGCCAGACTGGTTTCTAGCGGAGAACGTTGGTGGAATTCGCGCGGACGGTGGATCCACACTTCGAAAGATTTTCGCTGACATGGTTGATGTCGGCTATCGGATCTATCCGCACTACTACAAGTTCGAAGAGTACGGAGTCCCCCAATCACGGCACCGAATGATCGTAGTGGGAATCCGAAAGGACCTGGACGTCGAATACAAGGTTCCCAGCCCGGATGTGTTCGCTCAATCAGATGTGACTGCGGGCACCGCACTCTCCGGTATCCCCGCGTGGGCCGCCAATCAAGAGCCGACACGACAGTCGCAGCGAGTGATAGATCGACTGAATCATATACCTGCCGGAGGCAACGCTTGGGTCGCCGACATGCCCGAACACCTCAGGATCAACACTCGGACCAAACTTTCATCAATCTATCGCCGGTTGAGTTCTGACAAGCCCTCGTACACGGTGACTGGATCTGGTGGGGGCGGCACTCACATCTACCATTGGTCAGAGCCTCGGGCACTGACCAATCGCGAACGTGCGCGCCTCCAGACTTTCCCTGACACCTTCGTATTCAAAGGGAACAAGGAATCGGTTCGCAAACAGATCGGCATGGCGGTGCCGCCGAAAGGGGCGAAGGTGATCTTCGAGGCTATTCTGAATAGTTTCGCCGGTGTCGACTATCCTCATGTCGAACCTTCATTGAAGAAATACATGCCGCAAGTGTGA
- a CDS encoding PDDEXK family nuclease, with translation MASKNYWMFTRPQRKLYRLPLTVAALHEAAGHTEWSGNRERHIAFEDVLEREGIKRRGQRRDNSGSGGRTHATLVRSLGLAFDSAETGRLELTLAGLALAEGTRPTEILKHQVMRFQYPSTYSVSRHVDISDRFRLRPFVLLLRLLLHPRLGGYVTQDEVALVVIVEGTGDSPKDADRIAELIQDYRENDIDEEIYVEKYGKNGDTYNSLQKKFSDVANTAFNWLEMVGVIERAKRSIFIPSDAADEAQSILDLYGTYRPIRHEFDADRFQRSYGLPPGKTKDTRNLAQTRTVTQSEFVARRVTTVLTRWSATELLVDGATSDIISRLVAETGYEYSEVEVAAKKVLGTDRTLDSFLSNYQSLVFSDDKSAPRYFERATAEIFRRIFNLEAECVGQSGREPDVVVTKRDAWRGIVDTKAYSGEYSLPSEHERAMREYVETYRAVPGAPLSFWVFIAGSISKGAKHRVRGLADRVDSPGSVIGMLAWTEMIRLAQDGKIDADRMAELFKSNSELTLDDVRRLPKADV, from the coding sequence ATGGCGTCTAAGAACTACTGGATGTTCACCAGGCCGCAGCGAAAGCTCTACCGTTTACCCCTGACGGTTGCCGCGCTCCACGAGGCCGCGGGCCACACTGAATGGTCTGGCAATCGTGAACGACATATCGCTTTCGAAGACGTGCTTGAACGCGAGGGAATCAAACGCCGTGGTCAGCGGAGGGATAACAGTGGTTCCGGGGGACGCACCCACGCGACGTTGGTGAGGAGCCTGGGTTTGGCGTTCGACTCGGCCGAGACTGGCAGGCTCGAACTGACCTTGGCTGGGCTTGCGCTCGCAGAAGGAACACGTCCGACCGAAATTCTCAAACATCAGGTGATGCGGTTCCAATACCCGTCGACTTACTCTGTGTCCAGGCACGTCGACATCTCCGATCGGTTCAGGTTGCGACCGTTCGTCCTGCTTCTGAGGTTGTTGCTCCACCCGAGGCTCGGAGGCTATGTCACCCAGGACGAGGTTGCACTCGTCGTGATCGTGGAGGGCACAGGCGACTCGCCCAAAGACGCCGATCGAATCGCAGAACTGATTCAGGACTATCGGGAGAACGACATTGACGAAGAGATCTATGTCGAGAAGTACGGGAAAAATGGAGACACCTACAATTCGTTGCAGAAGAAGTTCTCGGATGTAGCGAATACAGCGTTCAACTGGCTGGAGATGGTTGGTGTCATTGAGCGCGCTAAGAGATCCATCTTCATTCCATCGGATGCGGCAGATGAAGCTCAAAGCATTCTCGACCTATACGGCACTTACCGGCCGATCCGACATGAGTTCGACGCCGACAGATTTCAACGGTCGTATGGATTGCCGCCGGGAAAGACGAAAGACACTCGCAATCTCGCGCAAACCAGAACCGTGACACAGTCGGAATTCGTCGCGCGTCGAGTGACGACAGTTCTCACACGCTGGTCGGCTACCGAGCTGTTGGTCGATGGCGCGACGTCCGACATCATTTCGCGACTAGTCGCGGAGACGGGCTACGAATATTCCGAAGTCGAAGTTGCAGCGAAGAAGGTGCTTGGCACGGACAGGACACTCGACTCGTTTCTGAGCAACTATCAATCGCTTGTGTTCTCCGATGACAAATCAGCTCCGAGATATTTCGAAAGGGCGACTGCCGAGATCTTCAGACGCATCTTCAACTTGGAAGCGGAGTGCGTAGGGCAATCGGGCCGTGAGCCGGACGTCGTAGTGACCAAGCGAGACGCTTGGAGAGGGATCGTCGACACCAAGGCCTATAGTGGCGAATACTCGCTTCCTTCAGAGCACGAGAGAGCGATGCGTGAGTACGTAGAAACATATCGGGCAGTGCCGGGCGCTCCGCTGAGTTTCTGGGTATTCATAGCGGGATCCATTTCGAAAGGCGCGAAACATCGTGTTCGCGGCTTGGCTGATCGCGTCGACAGCCCCGGCTCTGTGATCGGAATGCTGGCTTGGACTGAGATGATACGGCTAGCTCAGGACGGTAAGATCGATGCCGACCGCATGGCAGAGCTCTTCAAGTCGAACAGTGAGTTGACGTTGGATGATGTCAGACGACTTCCGAAAGCCGACGTCTGA
- a CDS encoding Z1 domain-containing protein translates to MNQEPSPVEIIFNSFLQNMSREGARRKTKQSLEALPGIDDALDELERVHEQEVLTRTKLTEVGTARKKDLRELGWYSGVAADGVWSALRERMANGGLSGALDSIDRSTEEIVASLAEPRVDDDNRLGLVIGNVQSGKTANYSAVIAKALDSGYKFVLVLSGVHNNLRRQTQVRLDTDLGVLDDPQAWYRLTDSEGDFGDAHSGNASSIVVNHRRILAVVKKNSHRLRKVLEFLQSLDTATKRDTPFLVIDDESDQATPDASAKIGDEPTAINLLMRQIWSEVRNGTYVGYTATPFANVFMDPNVPEGSLPELYPRDFIHVMPTPANYFGAERIFGLQDVADEERVSELPDVIRPIAKDEVRELVPSGKNAEGFQPTVTNSLGEAIRWFIVACAVRRIRGQQKKHSTMLIHTTPRTDPHFATRDAVEQYLDPLRKASLNGDVARFKEVFEDEINRAASLYDGDGAAPTWPRVSDEIPNVLRYLRTVVDNGREEDSERLSYSHEPQTVIVIGGSTLSRGLTLEGLFVSYFTRTSNTYDTLLQMGRWFGYRGGYEDLQRIWVSPRLDEDYRFLASVEADLRSEIARMTQAGMTPADIGVRVRLHPGRLQVTSSAKQKHALQAEVDFEGYRLQTTQFDFSESAPALDNVRSTESLLRRLQPFRSEATPTLFEDVPLEELEEFFREFKVHENNQDVFSDAIKWSSEKLSDKRWNVVVPSEGKGNDGLEVAGTKVGSIRRAPIEKGPDDLRESETINIRALMSAKDVILDLRLQGNLPEGKTLAQMNNDAQYNWRKHRDGGNGRGLLVLYPISRFSASNSAGRMPMNSALEIIDPALVEPGLPPIVGMAVVAPFDSENRLESKGSKIAVRPIFDDAEDIDEPFAVDTERDYRGDA, encoded by the coding sequence ATGAACCAAGAGCCTTCGCCAGTTGAAATCATCTTCAACAGTTTTCTCCAGAACATGTCCCGAGAAGGTGCGAGGAGGAAGACTAAGCAGTCGTTGGAAGCTCTTCCCGGCATCGACGATGCTCTTGATGAACTGGAACGTGTGCATGAACAAGAGGTTCTGACACGGACAAAGCTGACTGAAGTCGGCACGGCAAGAAAGAAGGACCTTCGAGAACTGGGATGGTACTCCGGTGTGGCTGCGGACGGAGTGTGGAGCGCTCTTCGTGAACGGATGGCGAATGGTGGACTGTCCGGAGCACTTGACTCGATCGACCGATCAACCGAGGAGATAGTCGCTTCACTGGCTGAACCCCGGGTCGATGATGACAACAGGCTCGGGCTCGTGATCGGAAATGTCCAGTCTGGAAAGACGGCGAACTATTCGGCAGTCATTGCGAAAGCCCTGGACAGCGGTTATAAATTCGTGCTTGTACTGTCGGGCGTGCACAACAATCTGCGCCGACAGACGCAGGTGAGGCTCGACACAGACCTCGGAGTGTTGGATGATCCTCAGGCGTGGTACCGGCTCACTGACTCTGAAGGTGACTTCGGTGATGCGCACTCGGGAAACGCGAGCTCCATCGTTGTCAACCATCGTCGAATCCTCGCGGTGGTGAAGAAGAACAGCCACCGTCTCAGGAAAGTGTTGGAATTCCTCCAGAGTCTGGACACTGCAACCAAGCGCGACACTCCTTTTCTCGTCATCGACGACGAATCGGATCAGGCGACTCCCGATGCCTCGGCGAAGATCGGTGACGAACCGACAGCCATCAATTTACTGATGCGGCAGATATGGTCTGAAGTTCGGAACGGAACGTACGTCGGATACACCGCAACACCGTTTGCCAATGTATTTATGGATCCGAATGTCCCCGAAGGGTCGCTGCCAGAGTTGTATCCTCGAGATTTCATCCATGTCATGCCGACACCTGCCAACTATTTCGGTGCAGAGAGGATCTTCGGGCTTCAAGATGTCGCAGATGAAGAACGGGTCTCGGAGCTCCCTGATGTGATTCGGCCGATCGCCAAGGACGAAGTCCGTGAGCTTGTGCCCAGCGGTAAGAATGCTGAGGGCTTTCAGCCAACGGTCACAAATTCCCTTGGAGAGGCGATTCGCTGGTTCATTGTTGCATGTGCAGTCCGGCGAATTAGGGGGCAGCAGAAGAAGCATTCGACGATGCTGATCCATACAACTCCTCGGACCGATCCTCATTTCGCCACTCGTGATGCTGTCGAACAATATCTCGATCCCCTTCGCAAGGCCTCGCTGAATGGTGATGTAGCGAGGTTCAAGGAGGTCTTTGAAGACGAGATCAATCGAGCCGCGTCTCTCTATGACGGTGATGGCGCGGCACCGACCTGGCCTCGAGTCAGCGATGAGATTCCAAACGTTCTGCGTTACCTTCGTACGGTCGTCGACAACGGCCGGGAAGAAGACAGCGAACGGCTTTCCTACTCGCACGAACCGCAGACGGTCATTGTCATCGGCGGAAGTACCTTGTCCCGGGGTCTGACGTTGGAGGGCCTCTTCGTCTCCTACTTCACGCGGACTTCCAATACGTACGACACGTTGCTTCAGATGGGCCGTTGGTTCGGCTATCGCGGAGGCTATGAAGATCTCCAACGCATTTGGGTGAGCCCGCGCCTCGATGAGGACTACCGCTTCCTGGCAAGTGTCGAGGCCGATTTGAGGAGCGAAATCGCCCGGATGACTCAAGCGGGGATGACTCCAGCGGATATCGGAGTGCGAGTGCGCTTGCATCCTGGACGATTGCAGGTGACTAGTTCGGCTAAGCAAAAGCACGCTCTGCAAGCTGAAGTCGATTTCGAAGGCTACAGGCTCCAGACGACACAGTTCGACTTCTCCGAAAGCGCTCCAGCGCTGGATAACGTCCGATCGACGGAGAGTCTTCTGCGACGTCTCCAGCCATTCCGGTCGGAAGCAACTCCCACTTTGTTCGAAGACGTTCCCCTTGAAGAGCTCGAAGAGTTCTTCCGAGAGTTCAAAGTCCACGAGAACAATCAGGACGTATTCTCTGACGCAATCAAATGGTCGAGCGAGAAGCTGTCAGATAAGCGTTGGAACGTCGTCGTTCCAAGTGAAGGAAAAGGCAACGACGGGCTCGAAGTGGCGGGCACCAAGGTCGGTTCGATCCGGCGCGCGCCGATTGAGAAGGGTCCGGACGATCTCCGAGAATCGGAAACGATAAATATCAGAGCGCTGATGTCTGCCAAGGACGTCATTCTCGATCTGCGCCTTCAGGGAAACCTGCCGGAAGGCAAGACGCTTGCGCAGATGAATAACGATGCTCAATATAACTGGCGAAAGCACAGAGATGGTGGAAATGGACGGGGGCTGCTGGTTCTATACCCAATCAGTCGATTCTCAGCGTCGAACTCAGCGGGCCGCATGCCGATGAACTCGGCTCTTGAAATTATCGACCCGGCACTTGTCGAACCGGGACTCCCTCCGATTGTCGGTATGGCAGTTGTGGCTCCTTTCGACTCTGAGAACCGCCTGGAATCCAAAGGAAGCAAGATTGCGGTACGTCCGATCTTCGATGACGCTGAAGACATTGATGAGCCGTTTGCTGTCGACACTGAACGAGATTACAGAGGAGACGCATGA
- a CDS encoding PD-(D/E)XK motif protein codes for MSSTKEIFHAAQRDGSQLVVGEASVLVADSTGRRRTWLGYQEGKFAVAYFETDSEREVSFSVSKVISIQSVDVNDETTGTMSRALKVVCHEPRLDEVFFVFIDDVRNSLEGDSDVIELVNAAASDWRRLLHVAMTELSESAAAGIYGELRFLESLTDSVGPSAIACWQRTAQDIHDFTGESARVEVKTSAFQNRSAVTIHGLRQLEPPTTGTLTLAVAEVQRHGADSIYEAAERLRGLGVDHAVLTEKLRDAGYVEGMPGSGEHTFSLISWRFWEIDRQTPALNRSMLTDSVADAVSSLSYSLSLGSLGESSSKFDCARLAAEGSSSI; via the coding sequence ATGAGTTCGACCAAGGAGATCTTCCACGCGGCGCAGCGCGACGGGTCTCAATTGGTGGTTGGTGAAGCATCGGTCTTGGTCGCAGATTCAACTGGCAGACGACGAACGTGGCTCGGATATCAGGAAGGTAAGTTCGCAGTTGCCTATTTCGAGACCGACAGTGAGCGAGAGGTCAGCTTCTCCGTCAGCAAGGTGATCAGTATTCAGAGTGTTGACGTCAATGATGAAACGACCGGCACCATGTCGCGAGCGTTGAAAGTCGTCTGTCATGAACCGCGATTGGACGAGGTCTTCTTCGTCTTCATCGATGACGTGCGCAACTCGCTCGAAGGTGATTCTGACGTCATCGAGCTGGTGAATGCAGCTGCATCGGATTGGCGCCGTCTCCTCCATGTCGCAATGACGGAGCTCTCCGAGTCCGCCGCCGCAGGCATCTACGGTGAACTTCGCTTTCTCGAAAGTCTGACTGACAGCGTCGGGCCCTCGGCGATCGCATGCTGGCAGAGGACAGCTCAGGACATTCACGACTTCACCGGTGAATCCGCGAGAGTCGAGGTGAAGACCTCCGCCTTCCAAAATAGATCGGCTGTCACGATCCATGGGCTGCGACAGCTGGAACCTCCGACGACCGGCACGTTGACTCTGGCAGTGGCCGAGGTCCAGCGTCATGGTGCCGATTCAATATATGAGGCGGCAGAGAGGCTCAGAGGACTTGGCGTCGATCACGCCGTGCTGACCGAGAAGCTGCGTGATGCAGGGTATGTCGAAGGTATGCCGGGTTCGGGAGAGCACACCTTCAGTCTGATTTCGTGGCGATTTTGGGAGATCGACCGACAAACGCCAGCGCTGAATCGGTCGATGCTGACTGACTCTGTGGCAGATGCAGTATCTTCGCTTTCCTATTCGCTGAGCCTCGGGTCGCTCGGCGAGTCTTCGTCTAAGTTCGACTGCGCAAGGTTGGCCGCAGAGGGGAGTTCTTCTATATGA